In Mycobacterium sp. Aquia_216, a genomic segment contains:
- the miaB gene encoding tRNA (N6-isopentenyl adenosine(37)-C2)-methylthiotransferase MiaB, which translates to MNVHDSERLAGLLEAAGYQRAAEGADADVVVFNTCAVRENADNKLYGNISHLAPRKRDNPDFQIAVGGCLAQKDREALLRKAPWVDVVFGTHNIGSLPALLDRARHNKVAQVEIVEALQEFPSSLPSARESAYAAWVSISVGCNNSCTFCIVPSLRGKEVDRSPADILTEVRSLVADGVLEVTLLGQNVNAYGVSFADPAVPRNRGAFAELLRACGGIHGLERVRFTSPHPAEFTDDVIEAMAQTPNVCPALHMPLQSGSDRMLRAMRRSYRAERYLGIVDRVRAAMPHAAITTDLIVGFPGETEEDFAATLDVVRRARFAAAFTFQYSKRPGTPAAELDGQLPKAVVQERYERLIELQEQISLEGNRQLIGQSVELLVATGEGRKDARTARMTGRARDGRLVHFACNDAADTPVRPGDIITTAVTEAAPHHLIADAGIRTHRRTRAGDAHAAGQRPRGTGLGMPGIGPAAKPTEPLGCAR; encoded by the coding sequence ATGAATGTCCACGACTCCGAGCGGTTGGCGGGCCTGCTCGAGGCGGCCGGCTACCAGCGCGCTGCCGAGGGCGCCGACGCGGATGTGGTGGTCTTCAACACCTGCGCGGTCCGCGAAAATGCCGACAACAAGCTCTACGGGAACATCAGCCACCTGGCTCCGCGCAAGCGCGATAATCCCGACTTCCAGATCGCGGTCGGCGGCTGCCTGGCCCAGAAAGACCGGGAAGCCTTGCTGCGCAAGGCGCCCTGGGTCGACGTCGTGTTCGGCACGCACAACATCGGCTCGCTGCCCGCGCTGCTCGACCGGGCCCGGCACAACAAGGTCGCCCAGGTCGAAATCGTCGAGGCGCTGCAGGAGTTTCCGTCATCGCTACCCAGCGCTCGCGAATCAGCCTATGCCGCTTGGGTTTCCATTTCCGTCGGCTGCAACAACAGCTGCACGTTCTGCATCGTCCCGTCGCTACGGGGCAAGGAGGTCGACCGCAGCCCGGCAGACATTCTGACCGAGGTCCGATCGCTGGTGGCCGACGGCGTGCTGGAAGTCACGCTGCTGGGACAGAACGTCAATGCCTACGGCGTCTCGTTCGCCGATCCGGCAGTGCCCCGCAACCGCGGCGCCTTCGCCGAGCTGCTGCGGGCCTGCGGAGGTATCCACGGACTGGAACGTGTGCGGTTCACCTCGCCGCACCCGGCCGAATTCACCGACGACGTCATCGAGGCGATGGCGCAGACGCCGAATGTCTGCCCCGCGCTGCATATGCCGTTGCAGTCGGGCTCCGACCGGATGCTGCGCGCGATGCGCAGGTCCTACCGCGCCGAGCGCTACCTCGGCATCGTCGACCGGGTGCGAGCGGCGATGCCGCACGCGGCCATCACCACCGACCTCATCGTCGGATTCCCCGGTGAGACCGAAGAGGACTTCGCGGCCACCCTCGATGTGGTGCGCCGGGCGCGGTTCGCGGCCGCGTTCACCTTCCAGTACTCCAAGCGGCCCGGCACCCCGGCCGCTGAGCTCGACGGGCAGCTACCGAAAGCCGTTGTGCAGGAACGCTATGAGCGGCTGATCGAATTGCAGGAGCAAATCTCCCTGGAGGGCAACCGCCAGCTGATCGGTCAGAGTGTCGAATTGCTGGTCGCCACGGGCGAAGGCCGCAAAGACGCTCGCACGGCCCGCATGACCGGGCGGGCGCGCGACGGCCGGCTGGTGCACTTCGCCTGCAACGATGCCGCCGACACACCGGTGCGGCCCGGCGACATCATCACCACGGCGGTCACCGAGGCCGCGCCGCACCACCTGATCGCCGATGCCGGCATCCGGACCCACCGTCGTACCAGAGCCGGCGACGCGCACGCCGCCGGACAGCGACCGCGCGGTACCGGCTTGGGCATGCCCGGTATCGGGCCGGCCGCCAAACCAACCGAACCCCTTGGATGTGCCCGATGA
- a CDS encoding DUF349 domain-containing protein: protein MTDDEPRSSDAPKPAPRPGPRPGPRPGPGPTPRPSAPPVVLPPASNPHKFGRVDDDGTVWLISSAGERIIGSWQAGDRDAAFAHFGRRFDDLSTEVTLMEERLASGSGDARKIKASAVALAETLPTASVLGDIDGLARRLSTLVEHADATVAADRSRRDEHRAAQTARKEALAAEAEDLAANSTHWKVAGDRMREILDEWKTISGLDRKVDDALWKRYSAAREAFNRRRGSHFAELDRERAGVRQSKEQLCERAEEMSQSTDWAGTSAEFRKLLSEWKAAGRATREVDDALWRRFKAAQDSFFSARNAATAEKDAEFQTNATAKEALLAEAEKIDTSNHEAARAALRSIADKWDAIGKVPRERSADLERRLRAVEKKVRDAGEANWADPEAQARAEQFATRAEHYEQQARKAAAAGRTKEAQEAQANAEQWRQWAEAAAAALTRRS, encoded by the coding sequence ATGACCGACGACGAGCCCCGCTCCAGCGACGCGCCCAAGCCGGCGCCACGTCCCGGACCACGTCCGGGTCCGCGTCCCGGTCCAGGGCCGACACCGCGCCCGAGCGCTCCCCCGGTGGTGTTGCCGCCGGCCAGCAATCCGCACAAGTTCGGACGCGTCGACGACGACGGAACGGTATGGCTGATCAGCTCCGCCGGCGAACGCATAATCGGCTCCTGGCAGGCCGGCGACCGGGACGCCGCGTTCGCCCACTTCGGCAGGCGATTCGACGACCTGAGCACCGAGGTCACGCTGATGGAGGAGCGACTGGCCTCCGGAAGCGGCGATGCGCGCAAGATCAAAGCCAGCGCCGTCGCGCTCGCCGAGACGTTGCCGACGGCCTCGGTGCTGGGCGATATCGACGGGCTCGCGCGCCGGCTGAGCACCCTGGTCGAGCACGCCGACGCCACGGTGGCCGCTGATCGCTCCCGGCGCGACGAGCACCGGGCCGCTCAGACCGCCCGCAAGGAGGCGCTGGCCGCCGAGGCCGAGGATCTGGCCGCCAACTCGACGCACTGGAAAGTCGCCGGCGACCGGATGCGCGAGATCCTCGACGAGTGGAAGACGATCAGCGGCCTGGACCGCAAGGTCGACGACGCGCTGTGGAAGCGCTACTCCGCGGCGCGTGAGGCGTTCAACCGGCGCCGGGGTTCTCACTTCGCCGAGTTGGACCGCGAACGCGCGGGCGTGCGGCAGTCCAAGGAACAACTCTGCGAGCGGGCCGAAGAGATGTCCCAGTCGACGGACTGGGCCGGCACCAGCGCCGAATTCCGCAAGCTGCTGAGCGAATGGAAAGCCGCGGGGCGCGCCACCCGGGAGGTCGACGACGCGCTGTGGCGTCGCTTCAAGGCCGCCCAGGACTCGTTCTTCAGCGCCCGTAATGCCGCGACAGCGGAAAAGGACGCGGAATTCCAGACCAACGCCACTGCCAAAGAGGCGCTGCTGGCCGAGGCCGAGAAGATCGACACCAGCAACCACGAAGCCGCCCGAGCGGCACTGCGGTCGATCGCCGACAAATGGGACGCGATCGGCAAGGTGCCCCGGGAGCGGTCGGCCGATCTGGAGCGGCGGCTGCGCGCCGTCGAGAAGAAGGTGCGCGACGCCGGCGAAGCGAATTGGGCTGACCCGGAGGCGCAGGCGCGGGCCGAACAGTTCGCGACCCGTGCCGAGCACTACGAGCAGCAGGCCCGCAAGGCGGCCGCGGCCGGCCGGACGAAGGAAGCTCAGGAGGCACAGGCCAACGCCGAGCAATGGCGGCAATGGGCCGAAGCGGCCGCTGCGGCGCTGACCCGCAGGTCCTAG
- a CDS encoding acyl-CoA dehydrogenase family protein, with the protein MSTAVKFQRTLFEPEHELFRESYRAFLDRHVAPYHDEWDKAKIVDRGVWLEAGKQGYLGMAVPEEYGGGGNPDFRYNTVITEETAAGRYNGIGFGLHNDIVAPYLLSLATEEQKQRWLPKFCTGELITAIAMTEPGTGSDLQGIKTRAVRQGDHYVLNGSKTFITNGINSDLVIVVAQTDPDKGAQGFSLLVVERGMEGFERGRHLDKIGLDAQDTAELSFTDVHVPAENLLGEEGQGFIYLMRNLPQERINIAIMAAASMESVLEQTLQYTKERKAFGKPIGSFQNSRFVLAELATEATVVRIMVDNYIALHLEGKLTAEQAAMAKWYSTEKQVHLIDRCLQLHGGYGYMREYPVARAYLDARVQTIYGGTTEIMKEIIGRSLGV; encoded by the coding sequence ATGAGCACTGCCGTCAAGTTCCAGCGCACCCTGTTCGAGCCCGAGCACGAATTGTTCCGCGAGTCCTACCGGGCTTTCCTGGATCGCCACGTCGCCCCGTATCACGACGAATGGGACAAGGCGAAGATCGTGGATCGGGGCGTTTGGCTCGAGGCAGGCAAGCAGGGCTACCTCGGCATGGCGGTGCCCGAAGAATACGGCGGCGGTGGCAATCCCGATTTTCGGTACAACACGGTCATCACCGAGGAAACCGCCGCCGGGCGTTACAACGGCATCGGGTTCGGCTTGCACAACGACATCGTGGCGCCGTACCTGTTGTCGCTGGCGACCGAGGAGCAGAAACAGCGTTGGTTGCCCAAGTTCTGCACCGGGGAACTGATCACCGCGATCGCGATGACCGAGCCGGGAACCGGCAGCGACTTGCAGGGCATCAAGACTCGCGCGGTCAGGCAGGGCGATCACTATGTGCTCAACGGGTCAAAGACGTTCATCACCAACGGGATCAACTCCGATCTGGTCATCGTGGTCGCCCAGACCGATCCGGACAAAGGCGCTCAAGGGTTTTCGCTGCTCGTCGTGGAACGCGGCATGGAAGGCTTTGAGCGGGGCCGGCATCTGGACAAGATCGGCCTGGATGCACAGGACACCGCCGAACTGTCCTTCACCGACGTGCACGTGCCGGCCGAGAATCTGCTGGGCGAGGAGGGCCAGGGCTTCATCTACCTGATGCGGAACCTGCCCCAGGAGCGGATCAACATCGCCATCATGGCAGCCGCATCGATGGAGAGCGTGCTGGAGCAGACGCTGCAGTACACCAAGGAGCGCAAGGCCTTTGGCAAGCCGATCGGCAGCTTTCAGAACAGCCGCTTCGTGCTCGCCGAGCTGGCGACCGAGGCCACCGTGGTGCGCATCATGGTCGACAACTACATCGCGCTGCACCTGGAGGGCAAACTCACCGCCGAGCAGGCCGCGATGGCCAAGTGGTATTCCACCGAGAAGCAGGTCCACCTGATCGACCGCTGCCTGCAGCTGCACGGCGGTTACGGCTACATGCGCGAATACCCAGTCGCGCGTGCCTATCTCGACGCACGGGTGCAGACCATCTACGGTGGCACGACCGAGATCATGAAGGAGATCATCGGGCGCAGCCTCGGGGTCTAG
- the hflX gene encoding GTPase HflX, with product MTFPDSPDPGSLDSTPSVGELALEDRSALRRVAGLSTELTDVSEVEYRQLRLERVVLVGVWTDGSAADNQASLAELAALAETAGSQVLEGLIQRRDKPDPSTYIGSGKAQELREVVLATGADTVICDGELSPAQLTALEKAVKVKVIDRTALILDIFAQHATSREGKAQVSLAQMEYMLPRLRGWGESMSRQAGGRAGGSGGGVGLRGPGETKIETDRRRIRERMSKLRREIKDMKQARDTQRSRRLHAALPSIAIVGYTNAGKSSLLNALTGAGVLVQDALFATLEPTTRRAEFGPDFGAAGRYTITDTVGFVRHLPTQLVEAFRSTLEEVVDADLLVHVVDGSDVNPPAQINAVRQVISEVVSDHKGDPPPELLVVNKIDAASDLMLAKLRHGLPGAVFVSAHTGDGIDALRRRMAELAAPTDTAVDVVIPYDRGDLVARVHADGRVQQAEHNSEGTRIKARVPVALAASLRDFSTR from the coding sequence ATGACATTTCCTGATTCGCCCGACCCGGGCTCGCTAGATTCGACGCCCAGCGTCGGCGAACTCGCCCTCGAAGACCGATCGGCGCTGCGGCGTGTCGCCGGCCTTTCCACCGAACTCACCGACGTCTCCGAGGTCGAGTACCGACAGCTGCGGCTGGAGCGCGTCGTGTTGGTGGGGGTGTGGACCGACGGCAGCGCGGCCGACAACCAGGCCAGCCTGGCCGAGCTGGCCGCCCTGGCCGAAACTGCCGGCTCGCAGGTGCTCGAAGGGCTCATCCAGCGCCGCGACAAGCCCGACCCGTCGACCTATATCGGCTCCGGCAAGGCACAGGAGTTGCGGGAGGTGGTCCTGGCCACCGGCGCCGACACCGTGATCTGCGACGGCGAGCTGTCCCCGGCGCAGCTGACCGCGCTGGAGAAAGCCGTCAAGGTCAAGGTGATCGACCGCACCGCGCTGATCCTCGACATCTTCGCCCAGCACGCCACCAGCCGCGAGGGCAAGGCGCAGGTGTCGCTGGCTCAGATGGAGTACATGCTGCCCCGGCTGCGCGGCTGGGGTGAGTCGATGTCCCGGCAGGCCGGTGGCCGCGCCGGCGGCAGCGGCGGCGGTGTGGGTCTGCGTGGTCCCGGTGAGACCAAGATCGAGACCGACCGGCGCCGCATCCGCGAGCGGATGTCCAAGCTGCGCCGCGAGATCAAGGACATGAAGCAGGCCCGCGACACCCAGCGCAGCCGCCGGCTGCACGCCGCCTTGCCGTCCATCGCGATCGTCGGTTACACGAATGCCGGCAAGTCCAGCCTGCTCAACGCGCTGACCGGGGCCGGGGTGCTGGTGCAGGACGCGCTGTTCGCCACCCTGGAGCCCACCACCCGGCGCGCCGAATTCGGCCCCGATTTTGGGGCGGCCGGGCGTTATACGATCACCGACACCGTCGGATTCGTGCGGCACCTGCCCACCCAGTTGGTCGAGGCGTTCCGCTCGACACTGGAGGAGGTCGTCGACGCCGATCTGCTGGTGCACGTCGTGGACGGTTCCGACGTCAACCCGCCCGCCCAGATCAACGCGGTGCGTCAGGTGATCTCCGAGGTGGTCTCCGACCATAAGGGCGATCCGCCGCCCGAACTGCTGGTGGTGAACAAGATCGACGCGGCCAGCGATCTGATGCTGGCCAAGCTGCGGCACGGGCTGCCCGGTGCGGTGTTCGTCTCCGCGCACACCGGCGACGGCATCGACGCGCTGCGCCGGCGGATGGCGGAGCTCGCGGCTCCGACCGACACCGCGGTCGACGTGGTGATTCCCTACGATCGCGGTGATCTGGTGGCGCGCGTGCACGCCGACGGTCGCGTCCAGCAGGCTGAGCACAACTCCGAGGGGACGCGGATCAAGGCCCGGGTTCCGGTCGCGCTGGCCGCGAGCCTGCGAGACTTCTCCACTCGCTGA
- the dapF gene encoding diaminopimelate epimerase, with protein MIFTKGHGTQNDFVLLPDVDAELPLTAARVAALCDRRRGLGADGVLRVTTAGAATRAGVLDRLPDGVSAGDWYMDYRNADGSIAQMCGNGVRVFAHYLRASGLEARDEFVVGSLAGPRPVTVHHVDATNADVTVDMGKANRLGSGGPAFEAVVGGRRLRGLAIDVGNPHLACVDPQLSSEELAALDVAAPVQFDRAQFPDGVNVEVLTPAAGGVVRMRVHERGVGETRSCGTGTVAAAVAALADAGADTGTLTVRVPGGDVVVTITEATSYLRGPSVLVARGQISHAWWSAL; from the coding sequence GTGATCTTCACCAAAGGGCACGGCACCCAGAACGACTTCGTGCTGCTGCCCGACGTCGACGCCGAGCTGCCGCTCACCGCGGCACGGGTGGCCGCGCTGTGCGACCGGCGCCGGGGGCTGGGCGCCGACGGCGTGCTCCGCGTGACCACCGCGGGCGCCGCGACGAGGGCCGGTGTGCTCGATCGGCTGCCCGACGGGGTCAGCGCCGGCGACTGGTACATGGACTACCGCAACGCCGACGGGTCGATCGCCCAGATGTGCGGCAACGGCGTCCGGGTCTTCGCGCACTACCTGCGGGCCAGCGGCCTGGAGGCCCGCGACGAGTTCGTCGTCGGATCGCTGGCCGGCCCGCGGCCGGTCACCGTGCACCACGTCGATGCGACCAACGCCGATGTCACGGTCGACATGGGCAAGGCCAACCGGCTGGGCAGCGGGGGACCGGCGTTCGAGGCGGTCGTCGGCGGCAGGCGGTTGCGCGGGTTGGCGATCGACGTCGGCAATCCGCACCTGGCGTGCGTCGACCCGCAGCTGAGCAGCGAGGAGCTCGCCGCGCTGGATGTCGCTGCGCCGGTGCAGTTCGACCGGGCGCAGTTCCCGGACGGCGTCAACGTCGAAGTGCTCACCCCGGCCGCCGGGGGCGTCGTGCGGATGCGGGTCCACGAGCGCGGGGTGGGCGAAACCCGTTCCTGCGGCACCGGAACGGTCGCGGCCGCGGTGGCCGCCCTGGCCGACGCCGGGGCCGACACCGGGACGCTGACCGTGCGCGTGCCCGGCGGCGACGTCGTCGTCACCATCACCGAGGCCACCAGCTACCTGCGCGGGCCATCGGTGCTGGTCGCCCGCGGGCAGATCAGCCATGCCTGGTGGAGCGCGCTGTAA
- the miaA gene encoding tRNA (adenosine(37)-N6)-dimethylallyltransferase MiaA yields MRPAPRPLAIIGPTGTGKSRLALDVVERLSGEVSAEIVNADAMQLYRGMDIGTAKLPVEQRRGIPHHQLDVLDVTQTATVARYQRDAAADIEAIAARGAVPVIVGGSMLYVQSLLDDWSFPATDPAVRARWEQRLAEVGVGVLHAELARRDPAAAAAILPTDGRRTVRALEVVELTGRPFAASAPRIGVPRWGTVIVGLDCETTILDERLARRTDTMFEQGLVEEVRALLLEGLRDGVTASRALGYAQVLAALEADDPEALRDAQEQTFVGTRRYARRQRSWFRRDHRVHWVDAADTGLVEQALQVWRQVL; encoded by the coding sequence GTGAGGCCAGCCCCGCGACCGCTGGCGATCATCGGACCCACCGGGACCGGCAAGTCGCGGCTGGCCCTCGACGTCGTCGAGCGACTCAGCGGTGAGGTGAGTGCGGAAATCGTCAACGCCGACGCTATGCAGCTCTACCGCGGCATGGACATCGGGACCGCCAAGCTGCCCGTCGAACAGCGGCGCGGCATCCCACATCACCAGCTCGATGTCCTGGACGTCACCCAGACCGCGACCGTCGCCCGCTATCAGCGCGACGCCGCCGCGGATATCGAGGCCATCGCGGCCCGCGGCGCGGTACCGGTCATCGTGGGCGGTTCGATGCTCTACGTCCAATCGCTGCTCGACGACTGGTCGTTCCCGGCGACCGATCCCGCGGTGCGGGCGCGCTGGGAGCAGCGCCTCGCGGAGGTGGGGGTGGGTGTGCTGCACGCCGAACTGGCCCGCCGCGACCCGGCCGCCGCCGCGGCGATCCTGCCCACCGATGGCCGGCGCACGGTGCGCGCGCTCGAGGTGGTCGAGCTCACCGGCCGGCCGTTCGCGGCGTCCGCGCCCCGCATCGGCGTTCCGCGCTGGGGCACTGTCATCGTCGGATTGGACTGCGAGACAACGATTCTCGACGAGAGATTGGCCCGGCGCACCGACACCATGTTCGAGCAAGGCCTGGTCGAGGAGGTGCGCGCGCTGCTGCTCGAGGGTCTGCGCGACGGAGTCACCGCCTCGCGCGCGCTCGGCTACGCGCAGGTGCTCGCCGCTCTCGAGGCCGACGACCCCGAAGCTTTGCGCGACGCCCAGGAGCAGACGTTCGTCGGCACCCGGCGCTATGCGCGACGGCAGCGGTCGTGGTTTCGGCGCGATCACCGGGTGCACTGGGTGGACGCCGCCGATACCGGTTTGGTCGAGCAGGCTTTGCAGGTGTGGCGGCAAGTACTCTGA
- a CDS encoding Rv2732c family membrane protein, with amino-acid sequence MTKEDTGFDALRAEIEAAERRVAREIDPGPRAFIVAILVFVLLASFILPHTGQVRGWDVLFSSHGAGVAALSLPSKVFSWLALVFGVGFSMLALLTRRWALAWIALAGSSLASATGLLAVWSRQTVAAGHPGPGVGLFVAWITVILLTFHWARVVWSRTIVQLAAEEQRRRISAEQQSRTLLETLGDQDTPDAGAPGDQAAGR; translated from the coding sequence ATGACGAAGGAAGACACCGGCTTTGACGCCCTGCGCGCCGAGATCGAGGCCGCAGAGCGTCGCGTAGCACGCGAAATCGACCCCGGCCCAAGGGCGTTCATCGTCGCCATCCTGGTGTTCGTACTGCTGGCATCGTTCATCCTGCCGCATACCGGCCAGGTGCGCGGCTGGGATGTGCTGTTCAGCAGCCACGGCGCCGGCGTGGCCGCGTTGTCGCTGCCTTCGAAGGTGTTCTCCTGGCTGGCACTGGTTTTCGGTGTCGGATTCTCGATGCTGGCACTGCTGACGCGTCGCTGGGCGTTGGCCTGGATCGCGCTGGCGGGCTCGTCATTGGCCAGCGCGACCGGCCTCTTGGCGGTGTGGTCACGCCAGACCGTGGCCGCCGGTCATCCCGGCCCGGGTGTCGGGTTGTTCGTGGCATGGATCACCGTGATCCTGTTGACGTTCCACTGGGCCCGCGTGGTGTGGTCGCGCACGATCGTGCAACTCGCCGCCGAGGAGCAGCGGCGCCGTATCAGTGCCGAGCAGCAGTCCAGGACGCTGCTGGAAACCCTGGGTGACCAGGACACCCCCGATGCGGGGGCGCCTGGGGACCAGGCGGCGGGCCGCTAG
- a CDS encoding DMT family transporter gives MTKTDVAVVLALLAAFASALGNVVRQRSAQEITDKPVGHLELFRMSVRDSKWWLGAGGAIGNYALQAAALTLGSVMLVTSLQVTALLFALPIYARMTRRAVTRWEWTWALLLAAALAVVVVVGDPDPGASRGSVQTWMVVALVMGPALVFCVWGARKWPGSVAAVLLAIVAGSSLALFAVLTKAVVEVVRGGVGALLTAPEFYAWIAAALAGMIFQQSSFRAGALTASLPTSVVAKPVVGSILGMAVLGEYLDCNGTAKVVLAFGVVVVVVATIALARGEAATMSTSFAEKLAKKALRRSAEVRLAEAKCSG, from the coding sequence ATGACAAAAACGGATGTCGCGGTTGTCCTCGCTTTGCTCGCCGCCTTCGCGTCGGCACTGGGAAATGTCGTCCGTCAGCGTTCAGCGCAGGAGATCACGGACAAACCGGTGGGCCACCTGGAGCTCTTCCGGATGTCGGTGCGCGACTCCAAGTGGTGGCTGGGGGCGGGTGGGGCCATCGGCAACTACGCACTGCAGGCCGCCGCGCTGACGCTGGGCTCGGTGATGCTGGTCACGTCGTTGCAGGTGACGGCCCTGCTGTTCGCCTTGCCGATCTACGCGCGCATGACCCGGCGCGCGGTCACCCGCTGGGAATGGACCTGGGCGCTGCTGCTGGCCGCCGCGTTGGCCGTCGTGGTCGTCGTCGGCGATCCGGATCCCGGTGCCTCGCGTGGCTCGGTGCAAACGTGGATGGTGGTGGCCCTGGTGATGGGCCCGGCGCTGGTGTTCTGCGTGTGGGGCGCGCGGAAGTGGCCCGGCTCGGTAGCCGCGGTGCTGCTGGCCATCGTGGCCGGTTCGTCGTTGGCGCTGTTCGCGGTGTTGACCAAGGCCGTCGTCGAGGTCGTCAGAGGTGGTGTCGGCGCGCTACTCACGGCGCCGGAATTCTACGCGTGGATAGCTGCCGCGCTGGCGGGGATGATCTTTCAGCAGTCGTCGTTCCGTGCCGGCGCATTGACCGCCTCACTGCCGACCTCCGTGGTGGCCAAGCCGGTCGTCGGTTCGATCCTCGGCATGGCCGTGCTCGGTGAGTACCTGGACTGCAACGGGACGGCCAAGGTCGTTCTTGCCTTCGGAGTCGTGGTGGTGGTCGTCGCGACCATCGCGCTGGCCCGGGGTGAGGCCGCGACCATGTCGACCAGTTTCGCGGAGAAGCTGGCCAAAAAGGCACTGCGCAGATCCGCCGAGGTACGCCTGGCCGAGGCCAAGTGCAGCGGCTGA
- the recX gene encoding recombination regulator RecX, with protein MTSCPPPSISEPAREEQARALCLRLLTARSRTRAELSGQLAKRGYPGDVSARVLDRLADVGLVDDRDFAEQWVQSRRARAGKSRRALATELHTKGVDNEVINTVLAGIDAGAERDRAEELVRAKLRRETLSTDDVRITRRLVGMLARRGYSQNLACEVVLAELAAERERRRV; from the coding sequence ATGACGTCCTGCCCACCCCCGTCGATTTCTGAGCCTGCCCGCGAAGAGCAGGCGCGGGCGCTGTGCCTGCGCCTGCTCACCGCGAGGTCGCGCACCCGGGCCGAGTTGTCCGGCCAGCTCGCGAAACGTGGATACCCCGGCGACGTCAGTGCCCGGGTGCTCGACCGGCTGGCCGACGTCGGGCTGGTGGATGACAGGGACTTCGCCGAACAGTGGGTGCAGTCCCGGCGCGCCAGGGCGGGAAAGAGCCGGCGCGCCCTGGCCACCGAGCTGCACACCAAGGGCGTCGACAACGAAGTCATCAACACGGTGCTGGCCGGGATCGACGCCGGTGCCGAGCGAGACCGGGCCGAGGAACTGGTGCGGGCCAAGCTGCGGCGCGAGACGCTGAGCACCGACGACGTGCGGATCACTCGTCGGCTGGTGGGGATGCTGGCCCGCCGTGGCTACAGCCAGAACCTCGCCTGCGAGGTTGTCCTCGCCGAGTTGGCCGCTGAGCGGGAACGCCGCCGCGTCTAG